In the genome of Paenibacillus pabuli, one region contains:
- the asnB gene encoding asparagine synthase (glutamine-hydrolyzing), with protein sequence MCGITGFIQWNRDLTQESELLVRMTDSLSNRGPDASGTWISNPCAFGHRRLSVMDPENGAQPMHALQGDTSYTVVYNGELYNAPELKKELLQRGHHFRTQCDTEVLLASYIEWGPACVDRFNGIFAFAIWDGGREQVFMARDRLGVKPLFYSHAKDALVFGSEPKALLIHPDVEAAVGPEGLAEVFIVGPARTPGHGVYSSLNELKPAHALIYNRNGIKTYAYWKLESHNHEHNLEETAAEVRRLLQDTLERQLASDVPVCSLLSGGLDSSALSALAVDYYNRTGQGQVSTYSVDYVDNAKHFQAHSFQPGADGPWIQRMVEELKTDHHWIEIENGELVHALTQAMLVRDLPGMADVDSSLYLFCKEIKKGATVAISGEAADEVFGGYPWFHREEMLNSGTFPWSVAPDMRAGLLSPDIREWIRPLDYLADRYSDAVAEVPLLDGETGKAAQMRVMSYLNITRFMPTLLDRKDRMSMGAGLEVRVPYCDHRLIQYVFNVPWEMKMTGGREKGILRKALEGVLPDDVLYRKKSPYPKTHNPQYLAAVKQQVLDILDDASSPILPLIDKAQIRKLASSPDASSNLPWFGQLMSGPQLFAYLTQINSWLRTYKVAIR encoded by the coding sequence ATGTGCGGTATAACCGGCTTCATACAGTGGAATCGGGATTTGACCCAGGAATCAGAGCTGCTGGTCCGGATGACGGACAGTTTGTCGAACCGGGGGCCCGACGCTTCAGGTACATGGATCTCCAATCCTTGTGCGTTCGGACATCGGCGTCTCAGTGTTATGGACCCGGAGAACGGGGCACAGCCCATGCATGCGTTACAGGGAGACACCTCCTATACCGTCGTGTATAACGGAGAACTATACAATGCCCCCGAGTTGAAAAAGGAATTGCTCCAGCGCGGACACCATTTCCGCACACAATGTGATACGGAAGTGCTGCTCGCCTCTTATATTGAGTGGGGACCGGCCTGCGTTGACCGGTTTAACGGCATTTTTGCTTTTGCCATTTGGGATGGCGGGCGCGAACAGGTTTTTATGGCTCGTGATCGGCTGGGCGTCAAACCCCTATTCTACAGTCATGCAAAGGACGCACTCGTATTTGGCTCAGAACCCAAAGCACTGCTTATCCACCCGGATGTTGAAGCCGCTGTTGGGCCTGAAGGTTTGGCAGAAGTATTTATAGTCGGTCCTGCCCGGACACCCGGACACGGCGTATACTCCTCCCTTAACGAGCTCAAACCTGCGCATGCGCTTATCTATAACCGAAATGGCATTAAAACCTATGCTTACTGGAAGCTGGAAAGTCATAATCACGAACATAATCTGGAGGAAACAGCTGCCGAAGTACGCAGACTGCTGCAGGATACATTAGAGCGCCAATTGGCTTCGGACGTTCCGGTCTGCTCCCTTTTGTCAGGGGGACTGGATTCAAGTGCTCTATCTGCACTAGCGGTGGATTACTACAATCGTACAGGTCAAGGTCAGGTCAGCACGTATTCTGTTGACTATGTGGATAATGCAAAGCATTTTCAGGCACATTCCTTTCAGCCTGGTGCAGACGGACCGTGGATTCAGCGAATGGTGGAGGAACTGAAGACAGATCATCACTGGATTGAGATTGAAAACGGAGAACTCGTCCATGCGCTGACCCAGGCGATGCTCGTACGGGATTTGCCGGGTATGGCGGATGTAGATTCCTCTCTCTATCTATTCTGTAAAGAAATCAAAAAAGGAGCCACAGTTGCCATTTCAGGCGAAGCAGCGGATGAAGTATTTGGCGGTTATCCCTGGTTCCATCGGGAAGAGATGCTGAACTCCGGTACATTCCCATGGTCTGTTGCCCCTGACATGCGAGCAGGATTGTTATCGCCGGACATTCGGGAATGGATCAGGCCACTCGATTATCTCGCGGACCGCTACTCGGATGCTGTGGCTGAAGTGCCTTTACTCGATGGAGAGACCGGTAAGGCAGCCCAGATGCGAGTCATGTCCTATCTAAACATAACCCGATTTATGCCCACTCTACTGGATCGAAAGGATCGGATGAGTATGGGAGCGGGGCTTGAAGTTCGGGTGCCTTACTGTGACCATCGTTTGATTCAATATGTGTTTAACGTGCCTTGGGAAATGAAAATGACTGGCGGACGAGAAAAAGGTATTTTGCGTAAGGCACTGGAAGGTGTATTACCCGATGATGTATTGTACCGGAAAAAGAGTCCGTATCCGAAAACACATAACCCGCAGTATCTTGCTGCCGTTAAACAGCAGGTGCTCGATATTCTGGATGACGCAAG